A stretch of the Lactuca sativa cultivar Salinas chromosome 9, Lsat_Salinas_v11, whole genome shotgun sequence genome encodes the following:
- the LOC111888145 gene encoding disease resistance protein RPV1-like isoform X1: MKGCIKDFAIQVLESFGFHGRIGLRVLQQKFLITIYKDNYYGECLDMHDSIQEMGRHIVRHSHPDLPKNHSRLWKNDEIEHILANDSGTEETRCIEFYSTKLNPYMLIKGLGKMKALRYVSVVTTNHLRDAELDTFSPSFPDALQYLKWDSYPFRSLPKTFQANNLVRLEMPTSDIVQLWEGGEKKVLDKLRFLDLRGSKLKTIDLDLTPNLETLNLSDCRDLVELSDDIWKLEHLKSLELWACLSLKNLPEVFQRVGCLENLKLSPDSISMPKNLKYLRLAHCDEFEKLPEDIGRLECLEVLDLTNTKLKHLPDSINLLKHLNILILYHSRYFNKLPEDLSGLESLKDLDLSCTDIEHLPNSICELKHLESLNINRCSRLEKLPEDLGQLECLRLLDLSRTYIKHLPDSIVMLKNLHKLDLDQCFSLEKLPEDLGKLECLELPSLSGTKIRHLPDSICMLKHLKSLNLDCCRSLEKLPEELGRLECLED, from the exons ATGAAAGGCTGCATAAAAGACTTCGCAATCCAAGTTCTTGAAAGCTTTGGGTTTCATGGTAGAATTGGTTTAAGAGTTCTTCAGCAAAAATTTCTCATAACTATTTATAAAGATAATTATTATGGTGAGTGTTTGGACATGCATGACAGTATTCAAGAAATGGGCAGACATATTGTTCGTCATTCTCACCCTGATTTGCCAAAGAATCATAGCCGTTTATGGAAGAATGACGAAATTGAACATATCTTGGCTAATGACTCG GGTACTGAAGAAACAAGATGTATAGAATTTTACAGTACGAAACTCAATCCTTATATGCTTATTAAAGGTCTTGGAAAGATGAAGGCGCTTAGATATGTTTCCGTGGTTACAACAAACCATTTAAGGGACGCTGAACTTGATACATTTAGTCCAAGCTTTCCAGATGCTTTACAATATCTGAAATGGGATTCTTACCCTTTTAGGTCTTTACCCAAAACATTTCAAGCAAATAATCTTGTTAGACTTGAGATGCCTACAAGCGACATCGTACAACTTTGGGAAGGGGGAGAAAAAAAG GTTCTTGACAAGCTTAGATTCCTTGATCTCAGGGGATCAAAATTGAAGACTATTGACCTTGATCTAACCCCAAATCTTGAGACGTTGAATCTTAGTGATTGTCGTGATTTGGTAGAACTTTCAGATGATATCTGGAAGTTGGAACATCTAAAATCTCTCGAACTTTGGGCTTGTTTGTCCCTTAAGAATTTACCTGAGGTTTTTCAGCGGGTAGGGTGTTTAGAGAATCTAAAATTGTCTCCGGATAGCATTTCCATGCCAAAAAATCTAAAATATCTTCGCCTTGCTCATTGTGATGAGTTTGAGAAGTTACCTGAGGATATTGGCCGCTTAGAATGTTTAGAGGTTCTAGATTTAACAAATACAAAGCTAAAACATCTTCCGGACAGTATTAATTTGTTGAAACACCTCAACATTCTCATACTTTACCATTCTCGGTATTTTAACAAGTTACCAGAGGACCTTAGTGGGTTAGAATCTTTAAAGGATCTAGATTTGTCATGTACAGATATCGAGCATCTTCCAAATAGCATTTGTGAGTTGAAACATCTGGAGTCTCTCAATATTAATCGTTGTTCAAGGTTAGAGAAGTTACCTGAGGATCTTGGCCAGTTAGAATGCTTACGCTTGCTAGATTTGTCTCGTACATATATTAAGCATCTTCCAGATAGCATAGTTATGTTGAAAAATCTACATAAACTTGATCTTGATCAATGTTTTTCACTTGAGAAGTTACCTGAAGATCTTGGCAAGTTAGAATGTTTAGAGTTGCCGAGTTTGTCAGGTACAAAGATTAGACATCTTCCGGATAGCATTTGTATGTTGAAACATCTTAAATCTCTCAATCTTGATTGTTGTCGGTCGCTGGAGAAGTTACCTGAGGAACTTGGACGTTTAGAATGTCTGGAAGACTAA
- the LOC111888145 gene encoding disease resistance protein RPV1-like isoform X2, with translation MGRHIVRHSHPDLPKNHSRLWKNDEIEHILANDSGTEETRCIEFYSTKLNPYMLIKGLGKMKALRYVSVVTTNHLRDAELDTFSPSFPDALQYLKWDSYPFRSLPKTFQANNLVRLEMPTSDIVQLWEGGEKKVLDKLRFLDLRGSKLKTIDLDLTPNLETLNLSDCRDLVELSDDIWKLEHLKSLELWACLSLKNLPEVFQRVGCLENLKLSPDSISMPKNLKYLRLAHCDEFEKLPEDIGRLECLEVLDLTNTKLKHLPDSINLLKHLNILILYHSRYFNKLPEDLSGLESLKDLDLSCTDIEHLPNSICELKHLESLNINRCSRLEKLPEDLGQLECLRLLDLSRTYIKHLPDSIVMLKNLHKLDLDQCFSLEKLPEDLGKLECLELPSLSGTKIRHLPDSICMLKHLKSLNLDCCRSLEKLPEELGRLECLED, from the exons ATGGGCAGACATATTGTTCGTCATTCTCACCCTGATTTGCCAAAGAATCATAGCCGTTTATGGAAGAATGACGAAATTGAACATATCTTGGCTAATGACTCG GGTACTGAAGAAACAAGATGTATAGAATTTTACAGTACGAAACTCAATCCTTATATGCTTATTAAAGGTCTTGGAAAGATGAAGGCGCTTAGATATGTTTCCGTGGTTACAACAAACCATTTAAGGGACGCTGAACTTGATACATTTAGTCCAAGCTTTCCAGATGCTTTACAATATCTGAAATGGGATTCTTACCCTTTTAGGTCTTTACCCAAAACATTTCAAGCAAATAATCTTGTTAGACTTGAGATGCCTACAAGCGACATCGTACAACTTTGGGAAGGGGGAGAAAAAAAG GTTCTTGACAAGCTTAGATTCCTTGATCTCAGGGGATCAAAATTGAAGACTATTGACCTTGATCTAACCCCAAATCTTGAGACGTTGAATCTTAGTGATTGTCGTGATTTGGTAGAACTTTCAGATGATATCTGGAAGTTGGAACATCTAAAATCTCTCGAACTTTGGGCTTGTTTGTCCCTTAAGAATTTACCTGAGGTTTTTCAGCGGGTAGGGTGTTTAGAGAATCTAAAATTGTCTCCGGATAGCATTTCCATGCCAAAAAATCTAAAATATCTTCGCCTTGCTCATTGTGATGAGTTTGAGAAGTTACCTGAGGATATTGGCCGCTTAGAATGTTTAGAGGTTCTAGATTTAACAAATACAAAGCTAAAACATCTTCCGGACAGTATTAATTTGTTGAAACACCTCAACATTCTCATACTTTACCATTCTCGGTATTTTAACAAGTTACCAGAGGACCTTAGTGGGTTAGAATCTTTAAAGGATCTAGATTTGTCATGTACAGATATCGAGCATCTTCCAAATAGCATTTGTGAGTTGAAACATCTGGAGTCTCTCAATATTAATCGTTGTTCAAGGTTAGAGAAGTTACCTGAGGATCTTGGCCAGTTAGAATGCTTACGCTTGCTAGATTTGTCTCGTACATATATTAAGCATCTTCCAGATAGCATAGTTATGTTGAAAAATCTACATAAACTTGATCTTGATCAATGTTTTTCACTTGAGAAGTTACCTGAAGATCTTGGCAAGTTAGAATGTTTAGAGTTGCCGAGTTTGTCAGGTACAAAGATTAGACATCTTCCGGATAGCATTTGTATGTTGAAACATCTTAAATCTCTCAATCTTGATTGTTGTCGGTCGCTGGAGAAGTTACCTGAGGAACTTGGACGTTTAGAATGTCTGGAAGACTAA